A single Lysinibacter sp. HNR DNA region contains:
- a CDS encoding fumarylacetoacetate hydrolase family protein, with translation MRFAHVGETESAATRLAVVVDDRAAFVDDLIPNPPRDLQDLISRGSEVSAAVQAEIHAALTEATHSSHTPAVPLTDLHFGSAVQRPPIVLAVGLNYSEHASELSIDNTSGPVLFSLFPNSLTGHKRTVPLPTRLSEEVDYEAELGVIIGKKAKNVSVENALDYVFGYTVVNDITARNLQFQEPQWSRCKSFDGFTPTGPVVVTADEIPDPQKTRIKTVVNGVTVQDSSADKMIRSVAQLISSLSQETTLLPGTLISTGSPGGAGRSRKPPLYLHDGTVVTVSVDAIGELTSYCAAI, from the coding sequence GTGAGATTTGCGCATGTGGGAGAAACCGAGTCCGCCGCTACCCGTCTAGCCGTTGTTGTCGACGACAGAGCAGCCTTTGTTGACGACCTGATCCCCAACCCTCCCCGAGATCTACAAGACCTTATCTCTCGCGGATCAGAAGTATCGGCCGCCGTACAGGCCGAGATTCACGCAGCGCTCACCGAGGCGACTCACAGCTCACACACCCCCGCCGTTCCGCTGACCGATCTCCACTTTGGCTCCGCTGTTCAACGACCACCCATCGTGCTCGCGGTGGGACTTAACTACTCTGAGCACGCAAGCGAGCTCAGCATAGACAACACGTCTGGCCCCGTACTCTTTTCCCTCTTCCCCAACTCCCTCACCGGGCACAAGCGCACCGTTCCACTCCCAACCAGACTGAGCGAGGAGGTCGATTACGAGGCAGAACTCGGGGTAATCATCGGGAAAAAAGCCAAAAACGTTTCGGTAGAGAACGCCCTCGATTATGTTTTTGGATACACCGTTGTGAACGATATCACGGCCCGCAACCTGCAGTTCCAGGAGCCGCAGTGGTCTCGCTGTAAGTCTTTTGATGGGTTCACCCCAACCGGCCCGGTAGTGGTGACCGCCGACGAAATTCCCGACCCCCAAAAGACCCGGATCAAAACGGTTGTGAACGGCGTAACGGTGCAGGACTCCTCCGCGGATAAGATGATTCGCTCGGTCGCACAGCTCATCTCTTCTCTCTCGCAAGAAACGACCCTGCTGCCGGGAACGCTCATCTCAACGGGCTCTCCCGGAGGCGCGGGACGCTCGCGCAAACCTCCGCTCTACCTGCACGACGGCACAGTGGTAACGGTGTCCGTTGACGCGATCGGAGAACTCACCTCGTACTGCGCCGCGATCTAA
- a CDS encoding aspartate ammonia-lyase has product MNNTSSPIRVEKDSLGTLEIPADAYWGIHTARAHENFPIAKRPISVYPEFIRAYACVKQAAARANAEIGVLSQEKADYIDRACEDVKNGMLLDQFVVGVIQGGAGTSSNMNVNEVITNRALEIAGRPRGDYAFINPIDHTNRSQSTNDTYPTAIKIALAFSLRNLLNEIDLLRVSFLNKSSEFSQVLKIGRTQMQDAVPMTLGQEFHGFATTIAEDIERLEDAKALLREINMGATAIGTGITAPKGYKETVVRHLREITGLNLVTASDLVESTSDTGAFVTFSGALKRSAVKLSKICNDLRLLSSGPQAGLGEINLPPRQAGSSIMPGKVNPVIPEAVSQVAYSVVGADMTVTMAVEAGQLQLNAFEPVIAHSLFQSITWLERAIATLRVNCVDGITANEDRLADMVARSVVVITALTPYIGYQEAASLAHTALAANANVADLVVESGLLTREEVDHLFEPDRLSGVTPATSSISIIRANQ; this is encoded by the coding sequence ATGAACAATACCTCGTCCCCCATCCGTGTTGAAAAAGACTCCCTGGGAACGTTAGAGATACCCGCAGATGCTTATTGGGGCATCCACACGGCTAGGGCCCACGAAAACTTTCCTATCGCAAAGCGTCCGATCTCCGTGTATCCCGAGTTCATCCGGGCCTACGCGTGTGTTAAGCAAGCGGCGGCGCGTGCCAACGCCGAAATCGGTGTCCTGAGTCAGGAAAAAGCGGACTACATCGACCGCGCGTGCGAAGATGTCAAAAACGGTATGCTCCTTGATCAGTTTGTGGTGGGGGTTATCCAGGGCGGCGCTGGAACCTCCAGTAACATGAACGTCAACGAGGTTATTACCAACCGTGCTCTCGAAATTGCGGGCCGTCCGCGCGGTGACTACGCATTTATCAATCCGATTGATCACACCAACCGTAGCCAGAGCACTAACGACACCTATCCCACCGCCATCAAAATTGCCCTGGCGTTCTCACTGCGCAACCTCCTCAATGAGATCGATCTTTTGCGCGTTTCCTTCTTGAATAAATCATCCGAATTTTCGCAGGTGCTCAAAATCGGGCGCACCCAGATGCAGGATGCGGTTCCCATGACGCTCGGTCAGGAGTTCCACGGTTTTGCAACGACCATAGCCGAAGATATCGAGCGTCTCGAAGATGCTAAGGCTCTTCTGCGTGAGATTAATATGGGGGCAACCGCGATCGGTACCGGTATCACTGCCCCCAAGGGATATAAGGAAACCGTGGTGCGTCATTTGCGCGAGATAACGGGACTCAACCTGGTGACGGCGAGTGACCTGGTGGAGTCCACCAGCGATACGGGGGCGTTTGTCACCTTCTCCGGGGCGCTTAAGCGGAGTGCGGTGAAGCTCAGCAAGATCTGCAACGATCTGCGCCTGCTCTCCTCGGGGCCGCAGGCCGGTTTGGGTGAGATAAATCTCCCTCCGCGTCAAGCCGGTTCGAGCATTATGCCCGGAAAGGTGAACCCCGTTATTCCCGAGGCCGTGAGCCAGGTTGCATACTCTGTTGTCGGGGCGGACATGACCGTAACGATGGCGGTTGAGGCCGGCCAATTGCAACTCAACGCGTTTGAACCCGTTATCGCGCACTCGCTTTTTCAGAGCATCACCTGGCTGGAGCGGGCTATTGCGACTCTGCGTGTCAACTGTGTAGACGGAATAACCGCTAACGAAGATCGCCTGGCCGATATGGTTGCGCGTTCCGTGGTTGTTATTACAGCCCTGACTCCCTACATCGGGTACCAGGAGGCGGCCTCTTTGGCGCACACAGCGCTCGCCGCAAATGCCAACGTTGCGGATCTGGTGGTGGAGAGCGGGTTGCTCACTCGTGAGGAGGTTGACCACCTCTTTGAACCTGATCGTCTTTCTGGTGTCACTCCCGCTACGTCATCGATCAGTATTATTCGCGCTAATCAATAG
- a CDS encoding glycoside hydrolase — protein MRKTTGRLWAVATALGTVVMLTTGYFVPLYSASAAPVTNEGTKLIVPLGNANAEIDLTSLQIDFEKDNGERVRWAEPAILDGKVDGFVNTDDTALWDYSGIGLSASASQVEGRLHIILESDRDVSLEWPATGQDSHTTSIEFTRGSGQTIPVADPFWLAAGEDLFDEPAQLAGDLSMPFWGTTYDTQGLNVIVPTDIGTTLEFKKKDERIYAQAAHEFSADRQTSTYEVIFTPTTGGAVDAALDYRDYLHKTSGIVTLREKIEQNPNVESLIGAPHAYVWGDGRDPELVHKLNALGINRMWIGYDADGSPPSPYTVSLAQDSGFLVAPYDTWANAQDPEKSDTPAALWPSPLWPDGCVMNKDGTPVTGFGGRGCYLSSAALRQAQKDSNVLTERVKSFTENGVQSYFLDVDAVGQLFRDYNPLRPATEAEDRKIRLERMKALALGEFSQNSPLVTGSEAAADWANSAISYSHGSSTPVPGSFFSFQKNTAVWGGYYPLGRPGIFFKEADLPDDLATKMFAPEYRVPLYQTVLHDSVISTDRWELGLYKLPQLSGKRTLLSLLYNEPINLALDTRELEAHGEEIARIQKFFMEIQDVAGLEPLTSFEFLDDTKRVQQTVFGDGVLTLTANFGDSLSGGVDAGCISAALPGAKTITYCTP, from the coding sequence ATGAGAAAAACTACCGGGCGACTCTGGGCTGTTGCCACAGCCCTGGGAACCGTTGTGATGCTCACAACGGGCTATTTTGTACCGCTCTACAGTGCGAGCGCTGCCCCCGTGACGAATGAGGGTACAAAATTGATCGTTCCGTTAGGTAACGCGAACGCCGAGATTGACCTGACCTCGCTTCAGATTGACTTCGAGAAGGATAACGGCGAGAGGGTGCGGTGGGCAGAGCCCGCCATCCTCGACGGTAAGGTTGACGGTTTTGTCAACACCGACGATACCGCCCTGTGGGACTACTCAGGCATCGGGCTGAGTGCCTCTGCCAGCCAGGTGGAGGGTAGACTACACATCATCCTGGAGTCCGACCGAGATGTCTCTTTGGAGTGGCCCGCTACCGGACAGGATTCCCATACCACCTCCATTGAGTTCACACGAGGTAGCGGACAAACTATTCCTGTTGCCGATCCATTCTGGCTTGCAGCGGGAGAAGACCTGTTTGATGAGCCGGCGCAATTGGCGGGTGATCTATCTATGCCCTTTTGGGGGACCACCTATGATACTCAAGGTTTGAACGTTATTGTGCCAACCGATATAGGTACCACCCTTGAGTTTAAGAAAAAAGACGAGAGGATCTATGCGCAGGCCGCGCACGAGTTCAGCGCTGATCGTCAAACTTCCACGTACGAAGTTATCTTTACCCCCACAACCGGTGGAGCGGTTGACGCAGCTCTCGACTACCGTGACTATCTTCACAAGACCTCGGGCATCGTCACTCTCCGGGAAAAAATAGAGCAAAACCCCAATGTTGAGTCGCTCATCGGAGCCCCGCACGCTTACGTCTGGGGTGACGGGCGCGATCCTGAACTTGTGCATAAGCTCAATGCGTTGGGCATTAACCGCATGTGGATTGGATACGATGCCGATGGAAGCCCGCCATCTCCCTACACGGTTAGCCTGGCACAGGACTCCGGGTTTCTGGTTGCCCCCTACGATACCTGGGCTAACGCGCAAGACCCCGAGAAGTCTGACACTCCCGCGGCCCTGTGGCCCTCTCCGCTGTGGCCGGACGGGTGTGTGATGAATAAGGACGGAACACCGGTGACGGGTTTTGGAGGACGCGGATGTTACCTGAGCAGCGCTGCACTGCGACAGGCGCAGAAAGATTCCAACGTTCTGACCGAGCGAGTAAAGAGCTTTACAGAGAACGGTGTCCAGAGCTATTTCCTTGACGTGGACGCGGTGGGACAGCTTTTTCGCGACTACAATCCACTTCGCCCGGCTACGGAGGCGGAGGACCGAAAAATTCGTCTTGAGCGAATGAAGGCCCTTGCCCTGGGAGAGTTTTCTCAGAACAGCCCCTTGGTAACGGGATCCGAAGCCGCTGCAGACTGGGCTAACAGCGCCATTAGCTACTCTCACGGTAGTTCTACACCGGTGCCGGGTTCTTTCTTCAGCTTTCAAAAAAACACCGCCGTGTGGGGTGGTTACTATCCCCTGGGGAGACCAGGAATATTTTTCAAAGAGGCTGATCTACCCGACGACCTAGCAACCAAGATGTTTGCGCCCGAGTACAGGGTTCCCCTTTATCAAACGGTATTGCACGACTCTGTTATTTCAACTGACCGCTGGGAGCTGGGTTTGTACAAGCTTCCTCAGCTGAGCGGTAAGCGCACACTGCTGAGTCTTCTGTATAACGAACCAATCAATCTGGCTCTCGATACCCGGGAGCTTGAAGCGCACGGGGAAGAAATTGCTCGTATTCAGAAGTTCTTTATGGAGATTCAGGACGTGGCGGGTCTTGAACCGCTTACCTCGTTTGAATTTTTGGACGATACGAAGCGGGTGCAGCAAACTGTTTTTGGTGATGGTGTTCTGACCCTAACCGCTAACTTTGGTGATTCCCTCAGTGGCGGCGTGGACGCAGGGTGTATTAGCGCGGCTCTTCCCGGTGCAAAAACAATAACCTACTGCACACCGTAG
- a CDS encoding GNAT family protein encodes MVHPYSLSEPLVTPRLSLRLMTLDDTEAILTYQADEEVTRYLPYPPRDRDTVIKKIQEHSIRDSLAQDGDYMMLLAERRSDGATIGEMYFKLDSVEHSRAEIGWVLHPQFHGHGYASEAAQALLDVAFYTMKLHRVFALLDPRNDASVSLCLRLGMQKEAHLRHDEFFKGEWADTGIYGILSDEWEERAGRVTKD; translated from the coding sequence ATGGTGCACCCATACAGCCTGTCAGAACCCCTCGTCACCCCTCGACTATCTCTCAGGCTAATGACTCTCGATGACACCGAAGCCATACTCACGTACCAGGCAGACGAAGAGGTTACCCGCTATCTTCCTTATCCTCCGCGGGATCGTGATACCGTCATCAAAAAAATTCAAGAACACTCGATCAGGGACTCACTCGCACAGGACGGAGACTACATGATGCTCCTCGCGGAGCGTCGCAGCGACGGTGCCACGATAGGGGAGATGTATTTCAAGCTTGATAGCGTAGAGCACTCACGCGCCGAAATAGGCTGGGTATTGCATCCACAGTTTCACGGTCATGGCTACGCCTCCGAGGCCGCTCAAGCCCTACTGGATGTGGCGTTTTACACCATGAAACTACACAGGGTTTTTGCTCTTCTCGATCCCCGCAACGACGCTTCCGTGTCGCTGTGCCTTCGGCTGGGAATGCAGAAGGAGGCCCACCTGCGTCACGACGAATTCTTTAAAGGTGAGTGGGCAGATACGGGTATTTACGGAATACTCAGCGACGAGTGGGAGGAACGCGCGGGGCGGGTGACAAAAGACTAG
- a CDS encoding ROK family protein translates to MEHDAYTLAVDLGGTKVDAALVSRGSIVAGSRHRQPTGSQATREELAASVSSALQQSIASLPPHTSIDRVGIATAGPIDTGEGTTTPVNLPAWKEYPLRDLVASAVLPLFPDAHIAFGLDGTAIALAEHHYGSGRGVTNFMSMVVSTGIGGGVITDGSLLRGASGNAGHIGQTYVSGFSQALTSTPEPRGPRAGFIGDSLTVEEVASGPASIAWARSYGWNGNDGHDLARDYSAGNEIAIAAVERSAAATGQAIAGASALLNLELVAIGGGFSRVTHDYARLVQKAVTQHPLAYARKTRVVASELGDDGPLLGAALLAKQG, encoded by the coding sequence ATGGAACACGATGCCTACACGCTCGCCGTTGATCTCGGCGGAACCAAAGTTGATGCGGCCCTCGTTAGTCGGGGCAGCATAGTCGCGGGGAGCAGGCACAGACAGCCGACAGGATCGCAAGCAACGCGAGAGGAGCTGGCCGCGTCTGTGAGCAGCGCACTCCAGCAATCAATCGCTTCGCTCCCCCCTCACACTTCCATAGACAGGGTGGGAATTGCCACGGCCGGCCCCATTGACACCGGTGAGGGGACAACAACCCCCGTAAACCTCCCGGCGTGGAAAGAGTATCCCCTCCGTGACCTGGTAGCCTCCGCGGTTCTCCCGCTGTTTCCCGACGCACACATTGCTTTTGGTCTTGACGGCACAGCGATAGCCCTGGCCGAGCACCACTACGGTTCGGGACGAGGGGTCACAAACTTTATGAGCATGGTGGTATCCACCGGTATTGGTGGCGGAGTGATTACCGACGGTTCCCTACTCAGAGGCGCCTCGGGTAACGCGGGTCACATTGGCCAAACCTATGTGAGCGGCTTTAGCCAGGCCCTGACGAGCACCCCAGAACCCCGCGGTCCTCGTGCCGGGTTTATTGGTGATTCGCTTACTGTGGAGGAGGTTGCCTCCGGCCCGGCCAGTATCGCCTGGGCGCGCTCCTACGGATGGAACGGCAACGACGGTCACGATCTCGCTCGCGACTACAGCGCCGGAAACGAGATCGCTATTGCCGCGGTAGAGCGTTCCGCGGCGGCCACCGGGCAGGCTATAGCGGGCGCCTCGGCACTCCTCAATCTTGAGCTGGTTGCGATTGGTGGGGGCTTCTCCCGAGTTACGCACGACTACGCTCGGCTGGTGCAGAAAGCCGTGACTCAGCATCCTCTGGCCTACGCGCGTAAAACCCGGGTTGTGGCAAGCGAACTTGGTGATGACGGCCCCCTGCTGGGTGCCGCTCTGCTGGCCAAACAGGGATAG
- a CDS encoding GntR family transcriptional regulator translates to MFTDDQPIFQQLAAMIADEIVNGVYPEESAVPSTNEYAAFYRINPATAGKGVNLLVEQGILYKKRGVGMFVATGAQAILRAQRRAEFHTQFIEPLLREARILGIEPTELSQIIEESQR, encoded by the coding sequence ATGTTCACGGATGATCAACCCATCTTCCAGCAACTCGCCGCCATGATCGCCGATGAGATCGTCAACGGCGTCTATCCAGAGGAATCTGCTGTGCCCTCCACCAATGAGTACGCAGCTTTTTACCGCATTAATCCGGCCACCGCCGGTAAGGGCGTTAATCTTCTGGTCGAGCAGGGCATTCTCTACAAGAAACGAGGGGTTGGAATGTTTGTAGCCACTGGAGCTCAGGCCATTCTTCGTGCACAGCGACGAGCCGAGTTTCACACCCAATTTATTGAACCGCTCCTTCGCGAGGCACGGATACTCGGGATTGAGCCGACAGAATTATCACAGATAATAGAGGAGAGTCAGCGATGA
- a CDS encoding ABC transporter ATP-binding protein — translation MTHTVELRNVTKSFRKNTALDRVSFTVAAGSVCGLLGRNGAGKTTLMSLLSGQDRPTSGTVTINGQTPYENADTLAQISYIRDNQRYPDDYYLRHVLRIAPAFAQRWDADLAAELADGFQIPGKTKIKKLSRGQLSAIAIILGLASRAPLTLFDEPYLGLDVGARHFFYDILLREITTTPRTVLFSTHLVEEAEPLFDHVLLLNEGRIVMDGAPDEIRKTAYIASGAGERITSFLSNKRVLNQQNTGSLRSAVVDGELTDAVASEALASGVQVTTATLQDLMLAQGNPAQPISPDHLSPASASPVASSMPPPPKDFS, via the coding sequence ATGACACACACTGTTGAACTTCGTAACGTCACCAAATCCTTCCGCAAGAATACCGCGCTAGACCGAGTGAGCTTCACCGTTGCGGCAGGATCGGTCTGCGGGTTGCTCGGCCGCAACGGGGCGGGAAAAACCACCCTCATGTCGCTCCTCTCGGGGCAGGACCGTCCCACCTCTGGAACGGTGACGATAAACGGACAGACCCCCTACGAAAACGCAGATACTCTGGCTCAGATCAGTTATATTCGCGACAACCAGCGCTACCCCGACGACTATTACCTGCGGCATGTGCTCCGCATCGCGCCGGCTTTTGCGCAGCGCTGGGATGCAGACCTCGCGGCCGAACTGGCCGACGGCTTCCAGATCCCCGGGAAAACAAAGATCAAGAAACTCTCGCGCGGACAGCTCTCCGCAATCGCGATCATACTGGGGCTGGCCTCCCGAGCCCCCCTCACACTTTTTGACGAACCCTACCTCGGCCTTGACGTGGGAGCCCGCCACTTTTTCTACGATATCCTCCTCCGCGAGATCACCACTACCCCACGAACCGTTCTCTTCTCAACCCACCTGGTAGAGGAAGCGGAGCCCCTTTTTGACCACGTACTACTACTCAATGAGGGGCGTATTGTTATGGATGGCGCCCCCGACGAAATCCGCAAAACCGCCTACATCGCCTCCGGGGCGGGAGAAAGAATCACAAGCTTTCTCTCCAACAAGCGCGTGCTCAATCAGCAAAACACCGGTTCCCTGCGATCGGCCGTTGTCGATGGAGAACTCACCGACGCTGTTGCGTCGGAGGCGCTCGCAAGCGGAGTCCAGGTCACAACAGCAACGCTGCAAGACCTGATGCTGGCCCAGGGTAACCCCGCACAACCGATATCTCCCGATCACCTCTCCCCCGCCTCAGCGTCTCCTGTGGCGTCCTCCATGCCCCCTCCCCCCAAGGATTTCTCATGA
- a CDS encoding MFS transporter, giving the protein MKGSSSLFGSFSGKILVLVAIFLMALNLRSAVAAASPVFVYIAQDMQLSVSDMAIIGMLPPVLFAICGALTPSIVRRASLESVTVLALAIQAFGLIVRTVSPSSVWLIVGSILIFAGIGMGNVLLPPLVKKNFSQNIALMTTAYTTLIAVGTFAPAFLAVPIAAEAGWRASFAVWAALGVVVLVPWVAIVIGAHRRMSTLHNQGAGAPNDTARSGNPPVTGPVITGKMRHSPVAWAVTLVFTLSSMNAYSMFSWLPSILTETAGVTTAEAGSLLGVFALMGLPASLLVPWLANRLGSVSPLIYLFIGCGILGYAGLLLFPETLTWLWVVLAGIGPALFPIALLLINRRTRSHHSAIALSGFVQSVGYTLGTVGPLGIGFLHDLTGGWTVPIGVLTVLYLGAIWSAFVLRVPRPVEDDWAAGGRR; this is encoded by the coding sequence GTGAAGGGTTCTTCGTCTCTCTTTGGCTCCTTCTCGGGAAAGATTTTGGTGCTGGTTGCTATCTTTCTCATGGCCCTTAACCTGCGCAGCGCGGTTGCTGCCGCCTCACCGGTCTTTGTGTATATTGCGCAGGATATGCAGTTGAGTGTTTCGGACATGGCGATTATCGGGATGCTTCCTCCCGTTCTCTTTGCGATCTGCGGTGCCCTGACACCGTCAATTGTGCGCCGGGCATCTCTGGAGTCCGTCACGGTTCTTGCACTAGCGATCCAAGCTTTTGGGCTAATCGTTCGCACCGTTTCTCCCTCGAGCGTGTGGCTTATTGTGGGAAGTATTCTGATTTTTGCCGGAATAGGGATGGGGAACGTTCTCCTCCCGCCTCTGGTAAAGAAAAACTTTTCCCAGAACATTGCTTTGATGACAACGGCTTACACAACGTTAATCGCGGTGGGGACCTTTGCTCCGGCATTTCTTGCGGTCCCGATAGCTGCGGAGGCGGGGTGGCGTGCTTCCTTTGCGGTGTGGGCGGCTCTTGGCGTAGTTGTGCTGGTTCCCTGGGTAGCGATTGTTATCGGGGCACATCGCCGAATGTCTACGCTGCACAATCAGGGTGCGGGGGCACCGAACGACACCGCACGATCCGGTAACCCTCCCGTGACCGGTCCCGTTATCACCGGGAAGATGCGTCATTCACCGGTTGCCTGGGCCGTTACCCTGGTTTTTACGCTCTCCAGTATGAACGCCTACAGCATGTTTTCGTGGCTGCCCAGTATCCTCACGGAAACGGCGGGTGTCACCACGGCCGAGGCCGGAAGCCTGTTGGGTGTTTTTGCTCTCATGGGGCTTCCCGCGTCCCTCCTGGTACCGTGGCTTGCCAATCGCCTGGGAAGCGTGAGTCCCCTGATCTACCTCTTTATCGGGTGTGGAATTCTGGGCTACGCGGGGCTGCTTCTTTTTCCTGAGACGCTCACCTGGCTCTGGGTCGTTTTGGCGGGGATTGGGCCCGCGCTCTTTCCCATTGCCCTTCTTCTTATCAATCGCCGCACACGCAGTCACCACAGCGCCATCGCGCTAAGCGGTTTTGTGCAGTCGGTGGGGTACACCCTGGGCACGGTAGGACCGCTCGGTATCGGTTTTTTACACGACCTCACGGGAGGGTGGACCGTGCCGATCGGGGTGCTGACCGTTCTTTATCTGGGGGCAATCTGGTCTGCGTTTGTGCTGCGTGTTCCCCGCCCGGTTGAGGACGATTGGGCTGCGGGGGGCCGTCGCTGA
- a CDS encoding bifunctional riboflavin kinase/FAD synthetase, with product MRVFSSLETIPSDLPGSVVAVGKFDAIHVGHTQILRRLRSVADERGLATVVFTFSNNPLSVVAPEACPEPLLSQAQKLELLDQENIDTVVNIPFDADFAATTPDDFARDILAGKLSAKHVLVGPDFRYGQGGSGNTDTLMRAGERLGFTVELVENVVVPDEKIHTSDSLTNKKEHLRVSATMIRSALKHGEVERAAELLGKPHSVRGEVVHGAQRGRELGFPTANLSPEPEGMVPADGVYAGWVLLGTDDAAGTVERLPAAISVGVNPTFGDVAQSQVEAYVIDRTLDLYGRTITVEFVSRIRGMVAFKSLDLLIDQITNDVAETRRILGT from the coding sequence ATGCGTGTTTTTTCTTCACTTGAGACGATTCCCTCCGACCTTCCGGGGTCTGTTGTTGCCGTGGGCAAGTTTGACGCGATCCATGTGGGGCACACGCAGATCCTCCGTCGATTGCGTTCTGTGGCGGATGAGCGGGGTCTTGCGACTGTCGTGTTTACCTTCAGTAATAATCCGCTCAGTGTGGTTGCCCCCGAGGCCTGCCCCGAACCGCTACTCAGCCAGGCGCAGAAGTTGGAACTCCTGGATCAGGAAAATATCGACACTGTGGTGAACATCCCCTTTGACGCCGACTTTGCCGCGACCACGCCCGACGATTTTGCGAGAGATATTCTGGCGGGAAAACTATCTGCAAAACACGTTCTTGTGGGGCCCGATTTTCGATACGGACAGGGAGGCTCGGGGAATACCGACACCCTGATGAGAGCTGGGGAGCGACTAGGTTTTACCGTTGAGCTGGTGGAGAACGTGGTTGTTCCCGACGAGAAGATTCACACGTCCGACTCGCTCACAAACAAAAAAGAACATCTTCGGGTCTCGGCCACTATGATTCGTTCCGCGCTCAAACACGGTGAGGTGGAGCGTGCCGCTGAGTTGCTGGGGAAGCCACACTCCGTACGCGGTGAGGTGGTGCACGGAGCACAGCGAGGACGCGAGTTGGGCTTTCCCACGGCAAATTTGAGCCCAGAGCCGGAGGGGATGGTTCCGGCTGATGGGGTTTACGCGGGATGGGTGCTCCTGGGCACGGACGATGCCGCGGGTACGGTCGAGAGACTCCCCGCCGCGATTTCTGTGGGGGTGAACCCTACCTTTGGTGATGTTGCCCAGAGCCAAGTCGAAGCCTACGTTATTGATCGAACACTCGATCTCTATGGGCGCACCATTACGGTTGAATTTGTCTCGAGAATCAGGGGAATGGTAGCTTTCAAATCGCTTGACCTTCTTATTGATCAGATCACCAACGATGTTGCGGAGACGCGTCGGATTCTGGGGACGTGA
- the truB gene encoding tRNA pseudouridine(55) synthase TruB: MSLADGTVPTGILLIDKPEGMTSHDVVSRIRKKLGLKKVGHAGTLDPMATGMLVAGVGSSTRLLTFLVGADKEYVATIRLGSTTVTDDREGETLKTAPEEAIRAITPERLSLGIRDLTGDIKQRPSAVSAIKVAGKRAYDRVRSGESVDLPARPVTVSEFVIVDVPRPVYTDKTLTALDCDVRVVCSSGTYIRALARDLGDALGVGGHLTALRRTRVGPFDIKDAVDLDADNLADQLRGAASVASHLFPTLSLSAEQTLALEQGKRVRVGQTEGAGHAWHAPIVAALAPDGRLVGLVSVTRGETRVIVNFPVVHA, encoded by the coding sequence GTGTCTCTTGCTGACGGGACGGTTCCCACGGGTATTCTGCTGATCGATAAGCCCGAGGGCATGACTAGTCACGATGTGGTGTCGCGAATCCGTAAGAAGTTGGGCCTCAAAAAGGTGGGTCACGCGGGGACCCTTGATCCGATGGCAACGGGGATGCTTGTTGCGGGGGTGGGAAGTTCCACCCGTCTGCTCACGTTTTTGGTGGGTGCGGATAAGGAATATGTGGCCACCATACGGTTGGGTTCAACAACGGTGACCGACGATCGAGAGGGAGAAACTCTCAAAACCGCCCCTGAGGAGGCGATTCGGGCTATTACCCCGGAGCGGCTGAGTCTGGGTATTCGTGATCTTACGGGGGATATTAAACAGCGTCCGAGCGCGGTAAGCGCGATTAAGGTGGCTGGAAAGAGAGCATACGATCGGGTGAGATCCGGTGAGAGTGTTGATCTACCGGCCCGGCCCGTGACGGTGAGCGAGTTTGTGATTGTGGACGTTCCGCGTCCGGTTTACACCGACAAAACACTGACCGCGCTCGACTGCGATGTGCGGGTGGTGTGCTCATCGGGCACCTATATTCGGGCCCTCGCGCGTGATCTGGGAGACGCTCTTGGAGTGGGTGGGCACTTGACCGCGCTCCGACGCACTCGGGTGGGTCCGTTTGATATCAAGGACGCTGTTGATCTTGATGCCGACAACCTGGCCGATCAGCTTCGGGGGGCCGCCTCCGTTGCCTCACACCTGTTTCCCACACTCTCCTTGAGCGCGGAACAGACCCTGGCGCTTGAGCAGGGTAAACGGGTGCGTGTTGGGCAGACAGAGGGCGCCGGGCACGCCTGGCATGCACCAATTGTTGCGGCACTTGCGCCTGACGGTCGTCTGGTGGGTCTCGTGAGCGTTACTCGGGGAGAAACGCGGGTGATTGTGAACTTCCCGGTGGTGCACGCATGA